In the genome of Streptococcus mitis, one region contains:
- a CDS encoding multidrug ABC transporter permease, with amino-acid sequence MRRQTANQTLKRLAIDLASHPFLLFLAFLGTIAQVGLSIYLPILIGQVIDQVLVAGSSPVFWQIFIQMILVVIGNTLVQCANPLLYNRLIFSYTRDLRERIIHKLHRLPIAFVDRQGSGEMVSRVTTDIEQLAAGLTMIFNQFFIGVLMILVSILAMLQIHLLMTLLVLLLTPLSMVISRFIAKRSYHLFQKQTETRGIQTQLIEESLSQQTIIQSFNAQEEFIQRLREANDNYAGYSQSAIFYSSTVNPSTRFVNALIYALLAGVGAYRIMIGSTLTIGRLVTFLNYVQQYTKPFNDISSVLAELQSALACAERIYAVLESPEVAETGKEVLTSDQVKGAISFKHVSFGYNPEKILIKDLSIDIPAGSKVAIVGPTGAGKSTLINLLMRFYPINSGDILLDGQSIYDYTRTSLRQQFGMVLQETWLKQGTIHDNIAFGNPEASREQVIAAAKAANADFFIQQLPQGYDTKLENAGESLSVGQAQLLTIARVFLAIPKILILDEATSSIDTRTEVLVQDAFAKLMKGRTSFIIAHRLSTIQDADLILVLVDGDIVEYGNHQELMARKGKYYQMQQAAAFSSE; translated from the coding sequence ATGAGACGACAAACTGCAAACCAGACGCTCAAACGTTTGGCCATAGATTTAGCCAGCCATCCTTTCCTTCTTTTCCTAGCCTTTCTAGGAACCATTGCCCAAGTTGGCTTATCGATTTACCTACCTATCTTGATTGGGCAGGTCATCGACCAGGTCCTAGTGGCTGGCTCTTCACCAGTTTTTTGGCAGATTTTCATCCAGATGATTTTGGTGGTCATAGGAAATACACTGGTACAATGTGCCAATCCTCTTCTTTATAATCGCCTAATCTTCTCTTATACCAGAGACTTGCGAGAGCGAATCATCCATAAGCTCCATCGTTTACCGATTGCTTTTGTGGATCGGCAAGGCAGTGGCGAGATGGTCAGTCGTGTGACCACAGACATAGAACAGTTGGCAGCTGGTTTGACCATGATTTTTAACCAATTTTTTATTGGCGTCTTAATGATATTGGTTAGTATTCTAGCCATGCTTCAAATTCATCTCCTCATGACTCTTTTGGTCTTGTTGTTGACGCCACTGTCTATGGTAATCTCACGCTTTATTGCCAAGAGATCTTATCATCTCTTCCAGAAGCAAACAGAGACGAGGGGAATTCAGACTCAGTTGATTGAAGAATCGTTGAGCCAGCAGACTATTATTCAATCTTTCAATGCTCAGGAAGAGTTTATCCAAAGGCTGCGTGAGGCTAATGATAACTATGCAGGTTATTCTCAGTCAGCCATCTTTTATTCCTCAACGGTTAATCCTTCGACTCGCTTTGTAAATGCGCTCATTTATGCCCTTCTAGCTGGAGTGGGAGCTTATCGTATCATGATAGGCTCTACCTTGACCATTGGACGCTTAGTGACTTTTTTGAACTATGTTCAGCAGTATACCAAGCCCTTTAACGATATTTCTTCAGTGCTAGCTGAGTTGCAAAGTGCTCTGGCTTGTGCAGAGCGCATCTATGCTGTCTTAGAAAGTCCTGAGGTGGCTGAAACAGGCAAGGAAGTCTTGACCAGTGACCAAGTCAAGGGAGCTATTTCCTTTAAACATGTATCTTTTGGCTACAATCCTGAAAAGATTTTGATTAAGGACTTATCTATCGATATCCCAGCCGGTAGCAAGGTAGCTATTGTTGGTCCGACAGGTGCTGGAAAATCAACTCTTATCAATCTTCTTATGCGTTTCTATCCTATTAACTCGGGAGATATCTTGCTGGATGGGCAATCTATTTATGATTATACTCGGACATCATTGAGACAGCAGTTTGGGATGGTGCTTCAAGAAACCTGGCTCAAGCAAGGGACTATTCATGACAATATTGCCTTTGGAAATCCTGAAGCCAGTCGGGAGCAAGTGATTGCTGCTGCCAAAGCAGCCAATGCAGACTTTTTCATCCAACAGTTGCCACAGGGATACGATACCAAGTTGGAAAATGCAGGAGAATCTCTCTCTGTTGGTCAAGCCCAGCTCTTGACCATTGCCCGAGTCTTTCTGGCTATTCCCAAGATTCTCATCTTAGACGAGGCGACTTCCTCAATCGATACACGGACAGAAGTGCTGGTTCAGGATGCCTTTGCCAAACTCATGAAGGGGCGTACTAGCTTTATCATCGCCCACCGCTTGTCAACCATTCAGGATGCGGATTTAATCCTTGTATTAGTGGATGGTGACATCGTTGAGTATGGTAATCATCAGGAACTCATGGCTCGAAAGGGGAAGTATTATCAAATGCAACAAGCTGCAGCTTTTAGCTCAGAATAA
- a CDS encoding acetyltransferase, with amino-acid sequence MNLRPMEVRDNLAVAQLIRASLEEFGLDKPGTVYFDSHLDHLVDYYQQQERAAYFVLEDEGLLVGCGGFAPVSDKIAELQKLYVTKNSRGKGYSSRLIKRIFREAHLAGYEQLYLETSTELATAVAIYQHYGFTALQQPLSNAAGHPAMNIWMIKSPLSDE; translated from the coding sequence ATGAACTTACGGCCGATGGAAGTAAGAGACAATTTAGCTGTAGCGCAGCTCATTCGAGCTAGCCTAGAAGAATTCGGGCTTGACAAACCAGGAACTGTCTACTTTGATTCTCATCTAGATCATTTGGTCGACTATTATCAACAGCAAGAGAGAGCGGCTTACTTTGTTCTGGAAGATGAAGGTCTGCTGGTTGGCTGCGGTGGCTTTGCACCTGTGTCCGATAAGATTGCTGAATTACAAAAACTGTATGTCACTAAAAATAGCCGTGGCAAAGGTTATTCCAGCAGGTTGATAAAGCGGATATTCCGGGAAGCCCACTTAGCTGGTTATGAACAGCTTTATCTAGAGACCTCTACTGAACTGGCTACGGCTGTGGCCATCTATCAACACTATGGTTTTACAGCATTGCAACAACCACTTTCTAACGCCGCCGGCCACCCAGCTATGAATATCTGGATGATAAAATCCCCCTTATCAGATGAATAG
- a CDS encoding TetR family transcriptional regulator, whose amino-acid sequence MESLEQKYAQTLEASNLSLKQRRVLLSSLKLFSEIGFENTTSSLIAERAGVSEGTVFSYFKTKEGILEAILSTFLEQVIPEVIADFSEKKFTVDQETFPFFLKSIVRDRLFFIQENQMHVKILLGRSFIDKNLSIQLGSIIVQSIIEPISPVLNQFKEKRLILNWSNERIVRYILALSFSYLIPMMLNDEGTINIDEAVDEIVECLSSALMKVK is encoded by the coding sequence ATGGAAAGTTTAGAACAAAAGTATGCTCAGACGTTAGAAGCTAGCAACTTGAGCTTAAAACAACGTCGAGTATTATTATCAAGTTTAAAATTATTCTCAGAAATTGGATTTGAGAATACAACGTCCAGCCTTATTGCCGAACGCGCTGGAGTGTCAGAAGGAACGGTTTTTAGTTACTTTAAAACAAAGGAAGGTATCTTAGAAGCCATTTTATCTACTTTTCTAGAACAGGTTATTCCAGAAGTAATTGCGGATTTCTCAGAAAAAAAATTCACAGTAGATCAAGAAACTTTTCCCTTCTTTTTAAAAAGTATTGTTCGAGATAGGCTCTTTTTTATTCAGGAGAATCAAATGCATGTTAAAATTCTCTTGGGGCGTTCTTTTATTGATAAAAATCTTTCTATCCAGTTAGGAAGTATTATTGTTCAATCTATAATAGAACCAATTAGCCCTGTTTTAAATCAATTTAAAGAAAAAAGACTTATTCTAAATTGGTCAAATGAAAGAATTGTTCGATACATTTTAGCATTGAGTTTTTCTTATCTTATTCCCATGATGTTGAATGATGAAGGAACTATAAACATAGATGAAGCAGTTGATGAGATTGTTGAATGTTTGTCATCTGCCCTAATGAAAGTAAAATAA
- a CDS encoding homoserine kinase, protein MKIIVPATSANIGPGFDSVGVAVTKYLQIEICEERDEWLIEHQIGKWIPHDERNLLLKIALQIVPDLKPRRLKMTSDVPLARGLGSSSSVIVAGIELANQLGQLNLSDHEKLQLATKIEGHPDNVAPAIYGNLVIASSVEGQVSAIVADFPECDFLAYIPNYELRTRDSRGVLPKKLSYKEAVAASSIANVAVAALLAGDMVTAGQAIEGDLFHERYRQDLVREFATIKQVAKENGAYATYLSGAGPTVMVLASHDKIPMIKEELEKQSFKGKLHDLKVDTQGVRVQAK, encoded by the coding sequence ATGAAGATTATCGTACCTGCAACCAGTGCCAATATTGGGCCAGGTTTTGACTCGGTCGGTGTAGCTGTAACCAAGTATCTTCAAATTGAGATCTGTGAAGAACGAGATGAGTGGCTGATTGAACACCAGATTGGTAAATGGATTCCTCATGACGAGCGTAATCTCTTGCTCAAAATTGCCCTGCAGATTGTACCAGATTTGAAACCTAGACGCTTGAAAATGACCAGTGATGTTCCCTTGGCGCGTGGTTTGGGTTCTTCTAGCTCTGTTATTGTAGCTGGGATTGAACTAGCCAACCAATTGGGCCAGCTCAACTTGTCTGACCATGAAAAATTGCAGTTGGCGACCAAGATTGAAGGGCATCCTGACAATGTGGCTCCAGCCATTTATGGAAATCTCGTTATTGCAAGTTCCGTTGAAGGGCAAGTCTCTGCGATTGTGGCAGACTTCCCAGAATGTGATTTTCTAGCTTACATTCCTAACTATGAATTACGCACTCGCGATAGCCGCGGTGTCTTGCCTAAAAAATTGTCCTACAAAGAAGCTGTCGCTGCCAGTTCTATTGCCAATGTGGCGGTTGCAGCCTTGTTAGCAGGAGACATGGTAACAGCTGGGCAAGCAATCGAGGGAGACCTCTTCCACGAGCGCTATCGTCAGGACTTGGTGAGAGAATTTGCGACGATTAAGCAAGTAGCCAAAGAAAATGGTGCCTATGCAACCTACCTTTCTGGTGCCGGACCAACAGTGATGGTCTTGGCCTCTCATGACAAGATTCCAATGATTAAAGAAGAATTGGAAAAGCAATCCTTCAAAGGCAAACTGCATGATTTGAAAGTTGATACCCAAGGTGTCCGTGTCCAAGCAAAATAA
- a CDS encoding oxidoreductase — MVVEAIEYSRFGNEEILDLLKIDSTALDVNQVRVEVHAVGLNPIDYKTFEGAKPLRFLSFITKLRKPSRWFESKSSLFPRGVGRDFSGVITEVGNEVTRFSVGDKVFGTMISDPGLGTKRGVLATEICVNESEIVLKPEMIDMTHAATMGVASLTVGGAFRRIGLNSRDTVVISAAAGGIGSIAVQYAVAKGATVIGIASKKNTEYLKSLGAIPVSYEENIKKALLSASPTPITKFLDCYGSDYVGLAFSLGLKGTAIGTLVPSPYVMIKGAQFTGPRHSTYDDFSTLSEMVSEGNVQLKIDQVYDFSLKSVREAYRSLKMGHSRGKKVVKVRD, encoded by the coding sequence ATGGTTGTTGAAGCAATAGAGTACAGTCGTTTCGGTAACGAAGAGATCTTGGATTTGCTGAAGATCGACTCTACAGCCTTGGATGTAAATCAGGTGAGAGTAGAAGTTCATGCTGTTGGTTTAAATCCTATTGATTATAAAACTTTTGAGGGAGCGAAACCTCTTCGATTTCTATCTTTTATAACGAAATTAAGGAAACCAAGTCGTTGGTTTGAATCTAAATCATCTTTATTTCCAAGAGGTGTGGGGAGAGATTTTTCTGGAGTTATTACAGAAGTTGGAAATGAAGTAACTAGGTTTTCAGTAGGAGATAAGGTGTTTGGAACAATGATTAGCGATCCTGGTTTGGGAACTAAGAGGGGAGTTTTAGCAACAGAAATTTGTGTCAATGAATCAGAAATTGTATTGAAACCAGAGATGATCGACATGACTCACGCAGCTACTATGGGAGTAGCTTCTCTAACTGTGGGTGGGGCTTTTAGAAGAATCGGTTTAAATTCAAGAGATACTGTTGTTATTTCAGCTGCAGCAGGAGGTATTGGAAGTATTGCAGTACAGTATGCAGTTGCTAAGGGTGCGACAGTGATCGGAATAGCAAGTAAGAAAAATACAGAGTATCTGAAGTCTTTAGGTGCCATACCAGTAAGTTACGAAGAGAACATCAAGAAGGCTCTTCTATCAGCTAGTCCAACGCCTATTACAAAATTTTTGGATTGTTATGGATCTGATTATGTTGGATTGGCTTTTAGTTTAGGTTTGAAGGGAACAGCTATTGGGACATTAGTACCTTCACCCTATGTTATGATAAAAGGTGCTCAGTTTACTGGTCCGAGACATTCTACATACGATGATTTTAGCACTTTATCTGAAATGGTCTCAGAAGGGAATGTTCAGCTGAAAATTGATCAAGTGTATGACTTTTCTCTAAAGTCAGTTAGAGAAGCCTATCGTAGTCTGAAAATGGGACACAGTCGAGGCAAAAAAGTCGTAAAAGTAAGAGATTAG
- a CDS encoding multidrug ABC transporter ATP-binding protein encodes MKNILSYFKSYIKESILAPLFKLLEAVFELLVPMVIARIVDQSLPQRDQGHLWMQIVLLLIFAVIGVLVALVAQFYSAKAAVGFAKELTNDLYRHILSLPKDSRDRLTTSSLVTRLTSDTYQIQTGINQFLRLFLRAPIIVFGAIFMAYRISAELTFWFLVMVVILTIVIVGLSRLVNPLYSSLRKKTDQLVQETRQQLQGMRVVRAFGQEKRELQIFQTLNQVYASLQEKTGFWSSLLTPLTYLIVNGTLLVIIWQGYLSIQGGVLSQGALIALINYLLQILVELVKLAMLINSLNQSYISAKRIEEVFAESPEDIHSELEQKQATSTQILQVQELTFTYPDAAQPSLRDISFAMKQGQILGIIGGTGSGKSSLVQVLLGLYPADKGSIDLYRNGRSPLNLEQWRSWISYVPQKVELFKGTIRSNLTLGFNQVVTDQELWQSLEIAQAKDFVSEKEGLLDAVVEAGGRNFSGGQKQRLSIARAVLHQAPFLVLDDATSALDTITESKLLKAIRENLPNTNLILISQRTSTLQMADQILLLEKGELLAIGKHEDLMKTSQIYREINASQHGKED; translated from the coding sequence ATGAAAAACATATTATCTTACTTTAAATCCTACATCAAGGAATCGATTTTAGCTCCCCTGTTCAAGCTACTAGAAGCTGTGTTTGAGCTTCTTGTTCCCATGGTGATTGCTAGGATTGTTGACCAATCCTTGCCTCAGAGAGATCAAGGACACCTCTGGATGCAGATTGTCCTGCTCCTTATCTTTGCAGTGATTGGCGTTTTAGTGGCCTTGGTGGCCCAGTTTTACTCAGCCAAGGCAGCGGTTGGATTTGCCAAAGAACTGACAAACGACCTTTATCGTCATATTCTTTCTTTACCTAAGGACAGCAGAGACCGTTTGACAACTTCTAGCTTGGTGACTCGTTTGACTTCGGATACTTACCAGATTCAGACTGGTATCAATCAATTCCTGCGTCTCTTTTTACGAGCGCCCATTATCGTTTTTGGGGCCATTTTTATGGCCTATCGAATCTCAGCTGAGCTGACTTTCTGGTTCTTAGTTATGGTTGTCATTTTGACGATTGTCATTGTCGGTCTCTCTCGACTGGTCAATCCTCTCTACAGCAGTCTCAGAAAGAAAACGGATCAGCTGGTTCAGGAAACGCGCCAGCAATTGCAAGGAATGCGAGTTGTTCGTGCTTTTGGACAAGAAAAACGAGAATTACAGATTTTTCAAACTCTTAATCAAGTTTATGCTAGTTTACAAGAAAAAACAGGTTTCTGGTCCAGTTTATTAACACCTCTGACCTATCTGATTGTTAATGGAACTCTCCTCGTTATTATCTGGCAGGGCTATCTTTCAATTCAAGGAGGGGTACTCAGTCAAGGAGCCTTGATTGCTCTTATCAACTATCTCCTACAGATTTTGGTGGAATTAGTCAAGCTCGCCATGCTGATCAATTCTCTCAACCAGTCCTACATCTCAGCCAAGCGAATCGAAGAAGTCTTTGCAGAATCTCCAGAGGATATCCATTCAGAGTTAGAACAAAAGCAAGCTACCAGTACTCAGATTTTACAAGTCCAAGAACTGACCTTTACCTATCCTGATGCGGCCCAGCCTTCTCTGAGAGACATTTCTTTTGCTATGAAACAAGGGCAAATCCTTGGTATCATCGGAGGGACGGGTTCTGGTAAATCAAGCTTGGTGCAAGTCTTACTTGGACTTTATCCAGCAGACAAGGGGAGCATTGACCTTTATCGAAATGGACGTAGTCCTCTTAATCTTGAGCAGTGGCGGTCTTGGATTTCCTATGTTCCTCAAAAAGTCGAACTCTTTAAAGGAACTATTCGTTCCAACTTGACTTTGGGTTTCAATCAAGTAGTGACTGATCAAGAACTCTGGCAATCCTTAGAAATCGCGCAAGCCAAGGATTTTGTCAGTGAAAAGGAAGGTCTCTTGGATGCTGTAGTTGAAGCAGGAGGGCGAAATTTCTCAGGTGGACAAAAACAAAGGCTGTCTATTGCACGTGCAGTCTTGCACCAAGCTCCATTTCTCGTCCTAGATGATGCGACCTCGGCACTGGATACCATTACTGAGTCCAAGCTCTTGAAAGCTATTCGAGAAAATCTACCAAATACGAACTTAATCTTGATTTCTCAACGGACTTCGACACTCCAGATGGCTGACCAGATTCTCCTCTTGGAAAAAGGTGAGCTCCTAGCTATCGGCAAGCACGAGGATTTGATGAAGACTAGTCAAATCTATCGCGAAATTAATGCATCGCAACATGGAAAGGAGGACTAG
- a CDS encoding 50S ribosomal protein L10 — protein sequence MSEAIIAKKAELVDVVAEKMKAAASIVVVDARGLTVEQDTVLRRELRGNEVEYKVIKNSILRRAAEKAGLEELASVFVGPSAVAFSNEDVIAPAKILNDFSKNAEALEIKGGAIEGAVASKEEILALATLPNREGLLSMLLSVLQAPVRNVALAVKAVADNKEDAA from the coding sequence ATGAGTGAAGCAATTATTGCTAAAAAAGCGGAACTAGTTGACGTAGTAGCTGAGAAAATGAAAGCTGCTGCATCTATCGTCGTTGTAGACGCTCGTGGTTTAACAGTTGAGCAAGATACAGTTCTTCGTCGTGAGCTTCGTGGAAACGAAGTTGAGTATAAAGTCATTAAAAACTCAATCTTGCGTCGTGCAGCTGAAAAAGCTGGTCTTGAAGAACTTGCATCAGTATTTGTTGGACCATCTGCAGTAGCATTTTCTAACGAAGATGTTATCGCACCAGCGAAAATCTTGAACGACTTTTCTAAAAACGCTGAAGCACTTGAAATCAAAGGTGGTGCAATCGAAGGCGCTGTCGCATCTAAAGAAGAGATTCTTGCTCTTGCAACTCTTCCAAACCGCGAAGGACTTCTTTCTATGCTCCTTTCTGTACTTCAAGCGCCAGTGCGCAACGTTGCTCTTGCAGTCAAAGCGGTTGCAGACAACAAAGAAGACGCAGCTTAA
- the rplL gene encoding 50S ribosomal protein L7/L12 (present in two forms; L12 is normal, while L7 is aminoacylated at the N-terminal serine; the only multicopy ribosomal protein; 4:1 ratio of L7/L12 per ribosome; two L12 dimers bind L10; critically important for translation efficiency and fidelity; stimulates GTPase activity of translation factors): MALNIENIIAEIKEASILELNDLVKAIEEEFGVTAAAPVAVAAAGAADAGAAKDSFDVELTSAGDKKVGVIKVVREITGLGLKEAKELVDGAPALVKEGVATAEAEEIKAKLEEAGASVTLK; this comes from the coding sequence ATGGCATTGAACATTGAAAACATTATTGCTGAAATTAAAGAAGCTTCAATCCTTGAATTGAACGACCTTGTAAAAGCTATCGAAGAAGAATTTGGTGTAACTGCAGCTGCTCCTGTAGCTGTTGCTGCAGCTGGTGCTGCTGACGCTGGTGCTGCTAAAGATTCATTCGACGTTGAATTGACATCTGCAGGCGACAAAAAAGTTGGCGTTATCAAAGTTGTACGTGAAATCACTGGTCTTGGTCTTAAAGAAGCTAAAGAACTTGTTGACGGTGCACCAGCACTTGTTAAAGAAGGCGTTGCAACTGCAGAAGCTGAAGAAATCAAAGCTAAATTGGAAGAAGCTGGAGCTTCAGTTACTCTTAAATAA
- a CDS encoding peptide methionine sulfoxide reductase — MAEIYLAGGCFWGLEEYFSRISGVLETSVGYANGQVETTNYQLLKETDHAETVQVIYDKNTVSLREILLYYFRVIDPLSINQQGNDRGRQYRTGIYYQDEADLPAIYTVVQEQERMLGRKIAVEVEKLRHYILAEDYHQDYLKKNPSGYCHIDVTDAEKPLIDASNYEKPSQEVLKESLTEESYRVTQEAATEAPFTNAYDQTFEEGIYVDITTGEPLFFAKDKFASGCGWPSFSRPISKELIHYYKDLSHGMERIEVRSRSGNAHLGHVFTDGPRELGGLRYCINSASLCFVAKDEMEEEGYGYLLPYLNK; from the coding sequence ATGGCAGAAATTTATCTAGCAGGTGGTTGTTTTTGGGGTCTAGAGGAGTATTTTTCACGTATTTCTGGAGTGTTAGAAACCAGTGTTGGCTACGCTAATGGGCAAGTAGAAACGACTAATTATCAGTTACTCAAGGAAACAGACCATGCAGAGACGGTTCAAGTGATTTATGATAAGAATACAGTGTCACTTAGAGAGATTTTACTTTATTATTTCCGTGTTATTGATCCTCTATCCATCAATCAACAAGGGAATGACCGTGGTCGCCAATATCGAACTGGGATTTATTATCAGGATGAAGCAGATTTGCCAGCTATCTACACAGTAGTGCAGGAGCAGGAACGTATGCTGGGTCGAAAGATTGCAGTGGAGGTGGAGAAACTTCGCCACTATATTTTAGCTGAAGATTACCACCAAGACTATCTTAAGAAAAATCCTTCCGGTTACTGTCATATCGATGTGACCGATGCTGAGAAGCCATTGATTGATGCCTCTAACTATGAAAAGCCTAGTCAAGAGGTGTTAAAGGAAAGCTTAACTGAAGAATCCTATCGTGTTACCCAAGAAGCTGCTACAGAGGCTCCATTTACCAATGCCTATGACCAAACCTTTGAAGAAGGGATTTATGTAGATATTACGACGGGTGAGCCACTCTTTTTTGCTAAGGATAAGTTTGCCTCAGGATGTGGTTGGCCAAGCTTTAGTCGTCCAATTTCCAAGGAATTGATTCACTACTACAAAGACCTGAGTCATGGAATGGAGCGAATCGAAGTTCGTTCTCGGTCAGGCAATGCTCACTTGGGTCATGTTTTCACGGATGGACCTCGGGAGTTAGGTGGACTTCGTTACTGTATCAATTCTGCTTCCTTATGCTTTGTGGCCAAGGATGAGATGGAAGAGGAAGGATATGGCTATCTACTGCCTTACTTAAACAAATAA
- a CDS encoding chlorohydrolase, with protein MKVYQHVNIVTCDQDFHVYLDGILAVNDSQIVYVGQEKSEILEQAEQIIDYQGAWIMPGLVNCHTHSAMTGLRGIRDDSNLHEWLNDYIWPAEAEFTPDMTTKAVKEALTEMLQSGTTTFNDMYNPNGVDIERIYQAVKDSKMRCYFSPTLFSSEVETTAETITRTRAIIETIIGYENPNFKVMVAPHSPYSCSRDLLEDSLDVAKELNIPIHIHVAETKEESGIILKRYGKRPLAFLEELGYLDHPSVFAHGVELNEREIERLATSQVAIAHNPISNLKLASGIAPIIQLQKAGVAVGIATDSVASNNNLDMFEEGRTAALLQKMKSGDASQFPIETVLKALTIEGAKVLGMDEEIGSLEVGKQADFLVIQPQGKIHLQPRENMLSHLVYAVKSSDVDDVYIAGEQVVKQGQVLTVEL; from the coding sequence ATGAAAGTCTATCAGCATGTAAATATCGTGACTTGTGACCAAGATTTCCATGTTTATTTGGATGGAATCTTAGCAGTTAATGATTCCCAAATCGTCTATGTCGGTCAAGAGAAGTCAGAGATTTTAGAGCAAGCTGAGCAGATTATAGACTATCAGGGAGCCTGGATCATGCCTGGATTGGTCAATTGCCACACCCATTCTGCCATGACAGGTTTGCGAGGAATCCGAGATGACAGTAATCTCCATGAATGGCTCAATGATTATATCTGGCCTGCAGAAGCTGAGTTTACTCCAGACATGACTACCAAAGCGGTCAAAGAAGCTCTGACAGAAATGCTTCAGTCAGGAACAACAACCTTCAATGATATGTATAATCCCAATGGAGTGGATATTGAGAGAATTTATCAGGCAGTGAAAGATTCCAAGATGCGTTGTTATTTCTCACCGACCCTCTTTTCTTCTGAGGTAGAAACGACTGCTGAGACTATTACTAGAACTCGAGCTATCATCGAGACAATCATAGGATATGAAAATCCCAATTTCAAGGTTATGGTAGCCCCACATTCTCCCTACAGCTGTAGTAGAGACTTGCTGGAAGATAGCTTAGATGTGGCAAAAGAGCTGAATATTCCCATCCATATCCATGTAGCGGAGACCAAGGAAGAATCAGGAATTATACTGAAACGCTACGGCAAACGGCCCCTCGCCTTTCTAGAAGAATTGGGTTACTTAGATCATCCGTCTGTCTTTGCTCACGGGGTCGAATTAAACGAGAGAGAAATTGAACGTTTGGCAACCTCTCAAGTGGCTATCGCCCACAATCCTATCAGTAACCTCAAACTGGCCTCAGGAATCGCTCCTATCATTCAACTGCAAAAAGCAGGAGTAGCAGTCGGAATTGCGACAGACTCGGTTGCTTCCAATAACAATCTAGATATGTTTGAGGAAGGAAGGACTGCAGCCCTTCTTCAGAAGATGAAAAGTGGAGATGCCAGTCAATTTCCTATCGAAACAGTTCTCAAGGCTCTGACAATCGAAGGAGCTAAGGTGTTGGGAATGGATGAAGAGATTGGTAGTCTAGAAGTTGGCAAGCAGGCTGATTTCCTAGTCATTCAACCACAAGGGAAAATCCATCTCCAACCCCGGGAAAATATGCTTTCTCACCTTGTCTATGCAGTCAAATCTAGTGATGTTGATGATGTCTATATTGCCGGAGAACAGGTTGTTAAGCAAGGTCAAGTACTGACAGTAGAACTTTAA